From a single Gimesia fumaroli genomic region:
- a CDS encoding lactonase family protein, with protein MINSYKLLLAIVFMLSLSLPTQSTSAAEQFWVYVGTYTRGSDSQGIYQLQMDPKSGKLTHLKTIKNVDNPSFLAIHPNQKTLFAVNEISDFEGQKAGAVSSFSIDPQTGELKFLNQQSSKGAAPCHLVVDETGKYVLVANYTGGNICSLPIRKNGTLKESASFVQHTGSSVNPARQKAPHAHSINLDQQNQHAIVADLGIDQLLVYQFDSEDGSLKPNSIPGIKLPRGAGPRHFAFHPTGKWGYVINELNRTITAMDYDSKNGSFQEIQTISTVPAGTPAKGNSTAEVQVHPSGKFLYGSNRGPNTLAMYRIDEQTGKLTSLGFQSTGGAIPRNFKIDPTGKFLLAANQETNNIVVFKINQKTGVLKETGHEIQVPKPVCIKFLPVPSTP; from the coding sequence ATGATCAACTCTTACAAACTCCTGCTGGCGATTGTTTTTATGCTAAGTCTCTCACTTCCGACTCAGTCGACATCAGCGGCAGAACAGTTCTGGGTCTATGTCGGCACCTACACCCGCGGCAGCGACAGTCAGGGAATCTACCAACTACAAATGGATCCCAAGTCAGGTAAACTGACGCATCTAAAAACGATAAAAAATGTGGACAATCCCTCATTTCTTGCGATTCATCCCAACCAAAAAACTCTATTTGCCGTTAATGAAATTTCCGATTTTGAAGGCCAGAAAGCGGGTGCTGTCAGTTCTTTCTCTATTGATCCCCAAACAGGCGAATTAAAATTCCTCAACCAGCAATCCTCAAAAGGCGCAGCCCCCTGCCATCTTGTCGTTGATGAGACGGGAAAGTACGTCCTGGTCGCCAATTACACAGGCGGGAATATCTGCTCGCTCCCTATTCGCAAAAATGGAACACTAAAAGAAAGTGCGTCGTTTGTTCAACACACAGGCTCCAGTGTGAACCCGGCCCGCCAGAAAGCACCGCACGCCCATTCAATTAACCTAGATCAGCAAAATCAACACGCAATTGTCGCCGACCTGGGTATTGATCAACTGCTGGTTTATCAATTTGACTCTGAAGACGGCTCGTTGAAACCAAACTCAATTCCAGGAATCAAACTCCCTCGCGGTGCAGGTCCAAGGCACTTTGCCTTTCATCCAACCGGAAAATGGGGTTATGTGATCAATGAACTAAATCGAACGATTACCGCCATGGATTATGACTCAAAAAATGGTTCGTTTCAGGAAATCCAGACGATCTCCACGGTTCCTGCAGGAACCCCCGCAAAAGGAAACTCAACCGCAGAAGTTCAGGTACACCCTTCAGGTAAATTCCTGTATGGTTCAAATCGGGGTCCCAACACACTGGCAATGTACCGGATCGACGAACAAACCGGAAAATTGACCTCCCTCGGTTTCCAATCAACTGGTGGTGCAATCCCACGGAATTTCAAGATTGATCCGACCGGAAAATTCTTACTGGCTGCCAATCAGGAGACAAACAATATCGTCGTCTTCAAAATCAATCAAAAAACCGGAGTCCTAAAAGAAACAGGGCATGAAATTCAGGTTCCCAAACCAGTCTGTATCAAATTCCTGCCTGTACCATCTACACCTTAG
- the kdsB gene encoding 3-deoxy-manno-octulosonate cytidylyltransferase yields MQVCGVIPARLQSSRLPRKLLLNETGKSLIQHTWEAASSSEKLDRLIVATDSLEILEVVHGFGGKAFLTGEHPSGTDRIAEVAVKELFDADILVNIQGDEPEISPDFIDQLIELLLQSSQAEMATLATPIRDVQQLQDSSCTKVVCRTDGSAMYFSRLPIPFTRDIEPATLLPEQSPWLLHLGIYAYRRPFLLDLTKIPPTPMEQLEKLEQLRALETGATIQVAQVAHPSVGIDTPEDYAQFVTRYNQENS; encoded by the coding sequence GTGCAAGTGTGCGGCGTGATTCCCGCGAGACTGCAATCATCCCGTCTCCCCAGAAAATTATTACTGAATGAGACCGGAAAGTCCTTGATTCAACACACTTGGGAGGCTGCATCAAGCTCTGAAAAATTAGACCGCTTGATCGTAGCCACCGACAGTCTGGAGATTTTGGAAGTCGTTCATGGATTTGGAGGGAAAGCCTTCCTGACAGGTGAGCATCCCAGCGGTACCGATCGGATAGCAGAAGTCGCTGTCAAAGAACTCTTTGATGCCGATATTCTGGTTAACATTCAAGGAGATGAACCAGAAATCTCCCCAGATTTTATTGACCAGTTAATCGAGCTTTTACTTCAGTCATCTCAGGCTGAGATGGCAACGTTAGCGACTCCCATTCGGGATGTTCAACAATTACAAGACTCATCCTGCACCAAAGTAGTCTGTCGCACCGACGGATCTGCGATGTACTTTAGTCGCCTGCCAATTCCTTTTACCAGAGATATTGAGCCGGCAACTCTGTTACCCGAGCAGAGTCCCTGGCTGTTACATTTAGGTATTTATGCGTACCGTAGACCATTTTTGCTGGATTTAACGAAAATTCCTCCCACACCAATGGAACAGCTGGAAAAATTAGAACAACTACGTGCTCTGGAGACCGGTGCCACGATTCAAGTCGCCCAAGTTGCACATCCTTCTGTAGGGATTGATACTCCGGAGGATTACGCTCAGTTCGTAACACGTTATAATCAGGAAAATTCATAG
- a CDS encoding CTP synthase, with translation MTKHTTKHIFVTGGVVSSLGKGLTSASIGLLLEQRGLRVRMQKLDPYINIDPGTMNPYEHGEVYVLDDGSETDLDLGHYERFTNSPLSRKSNYTTGQIYQRVIEKERRGEYLGATVQVIPHITDEIKESVYNLDSSDVDVVITELGGTVGDIEGLPFLEAIRQIPLDIGKENCLFIHLTLVPYIKAAGEMKTKPTQHSVGLLRQIGIQPDVLIVRTERPMDKDHADKIALFCNVEKGAVIEEVDTEFSIYEVPEGLANDGLDKLIIRKLQLDAEPLDLSNWRTLLNRIKNPEHEVTIAVVGKYIDHKDAYKSIYESLFHAGFHHSTRILLKRIEAEEVERQGADKLLSNVDGILVPGGFGKRGIEGKIATVQYARENKIPYFGICLGMQCAVIEFARNVLGLPDAHSTEFNSETNAPVICLLEEQKEITEKGGTMRLGAQDCIITKDSKAHTCYGADSISERHRHRYEFNPEYKKQMIEAGMIPTGTSPNGNLVEIVEIPDHPWYLAVQFHPEFKSKPVSPHPLFAGFVAAALNYHQQKVRVTV, from the coding sequence ATGACCAAACACACGACTAAACACATTTTTGTCACCGGCGGCGTTGTCAGTTCGTTAGGAAAAGGACTCACTTCCGCCTCAATCGGGCTGCTCTTAGAACAACGTGGGTTACGGGTCCGTATGCAAAAACTCGATCCATACATCAACATCGATCCTGGCACAATGAATCCATATGAGCATGGCGAAGTCTATGTATTAGATGACGGCTCGGAAACGGATCTGGACCTTGGTCATTATGAGCGATTTACAAACAGCCCGCTCTCCCGCAAATCGAATTATACAACCGGTCAAATCTATCAACGGGTTATCGAAAAAGAACGCCGTGGCGAATACCTGGGTGCCACCGTACAGGTGATTCCGCACATCACTGATGAAATTAAAGAGTCAGTCTACAACCTCGACAGCTCAGACGTTGATGTTGTCATCACCGAACTGGGAGGAACGGTCGGGGATATCGAAGGACTTCCTTTCCTCGAAGCAATTCGTCAGATCCCGCTGGATATTGGAAAAGAAAACTGTCTGTTCATTCATTTGACGCTGGTCCCCTACATCAAAGCCGCAGGGGAAATGAAAACCAAGCCCACCCAGCACAGCGTGGGGTTATTACGCCAGATTGGTATTCAGCCTGATGTCTTGATCGTCAGAACCGAACGCCCCATGGACAAGGACCATGCTGACAAAATTGCCTTGTTCTGTAATGTGGAAAAAGGGGCCGTCATCGAAGAAGTCGATACGGAATTTTCAATTTATGAAGTACCAGAAGGCCTGGCAAACGATGGACTTGATAAACTCATCATTCGCAAATTACAGTTAGATGCAGAACCACTGGACCTTTCCAACTGGCGAACTCTGCTGAATCGCATCAAAAACCCGGAACACGAAGTGACCATCGCCGTGGTAGGGAAATACATCGATCATAAAGATGCTTACAAATCGATTTATGAATCTCTGTTTCATGCCGGCTTCCATCATTCCACACGAATTCTTCTCAAACGCATTGAAGCGGAAGAAGTCGAACGCCAAGGTGCTGACAAGTTACTTTCCAATGTCGACGGAATTCTGGTTCCTGGTGGATTTGGGAAACGGGGAATTGAAGGAAAAATCGCGACGGTTCAGTATGCCCGCGAAAACAAGATTCCTTACTTTGGAATCTGTCTGGGTATGCAATGTGCGGTAATTGAATTTGCGCGCAATGTGTTAGGCTTACCCGACGCGCATAGTACCGAATTCAATAGTGAAACCAACGCCCCTGTGATTTGTCTGCTGGAAGAACAAAAAGAAATCACGGAAAAAGGGGGCACGATGCGTCTCGGAGCACAGGACTGCATCATCACCAAAGACTCAAAGGCCCATACCTGTTATGGCGCTGATTCCATCAGCGAGCGGCACCGCCATCGTTATGAGTTCAATCCCGAATATAAAAAACAGATGATTGAAGCCGGCATGATTCCAACAGGCACCAGCCCCAATGGAAATCTGGTCGAGATTGTAGAAATTCCGGATCACCCCTGGTACCTCGCCGTGCAGTTCCATCCGGAATTCAAATCTAAGCCCGTCAGTCCACATCCACTGTTTGCCGGCTTTGTTGCAGCGGCCTTGAATTACCACCAACAGAAAGTCCGCGTGACTGTTTAA
- a CDS encoding POT family MFS transporter, with translation MAQANYQTAPVPQTSMPSGIPYIVGNEAAERFSFYGMRGILVVFMTQYLLNASGKTDHMSGTEATAVFHYFVASAYFFPLLGSILSDVFWGKYKTIMLLSVVYCLGHLALAIDETRMGLFLGLTLIAIGSGGIKPCVSAHVGDQFGKQNQHLLSKIFGWFYIAINLGAFVSSLLIPEILKAYGPHYAFGLPGVLMLIATILFWMGRNRFVHIPPSGWKKFRTETLGKEGIQAILNLSVLFYVFVPIFWSLFDQTGSTWVLQATQMKTVSIGEFEIKAAQIQAFNPFFILVLVPTFNYVVYPLIDQVFPLTPLRKISIGFFLTAASFAIVALIQLAIDRSPDNPPNMLWQAVPYLVITAGEVMISITCLEFAYTQAPTSMKSFIMSLYLLSVTVGNLLTSGVNEFIMIDEKTSRLEGADYFWFFSGLMFVAAMLFVFVARFYRGKTYIQEEESDFVQAQEEGIQ, from the coding sequence ATGGCACAGGCAAATTATCAAACGGCTCCCGTACCTCAAACATCGATGCCCTCCGGGATACCGTATATCGTCGGGAACGAAGCTGCAGAGCGATTCAGCTTTTATGGGATGCGGGGCATTCTGGTTGTGTTTATGACGCAATACCTGTTGAATGCCAGCGGTAAAACGGATCATATGTCGGGCACTGAAGCGACTGCCGTGTTTCATTACTTTGTCGCTTCGGCTTATTTTTTCCCCCTATTAGGCTCGATACTTTCGGATGTCTTCTGGGGTAAATATAAAACAATTATGCTGCTCTCTGTCGTCTACTGTCTCGGGCATCTGGCACTTGCGATTGACGAGACGCGGATGGGGCTCTTTCTCGGCTTGACGCTGATCGCCATTGGATCCGGGGGGATTAAACCCTGCGTCTCGGCACACGTGGGAGATCAATTTGGCAAACAGAACCAGCATCTTTTGAGTAAAATATTCGGCTGGTTTTACATCGCGATTAATCTAGGCGCATTCGTTTCCTCTCTCTTGATACCCGAGATCCTTAAAGCATATGGACCGCATTATGCATTTGGCTTGCCTGGGGTATTGATGTTAATCGCGACAATTCTGTTTTGGATGGGGCGGAATCGGTTCGTGCACATTCCCCCCTCGGGCTGGAAAAAATTTCGTACCGAGACGCTAGGTAAAGAGGGGATACAAGCCATACTCAATCTTTCCGTACTATTTTACGTGTTTGTGCCGATCTTCTGGTCGTTATTCGACCAGACGGGATCAACCTGGGTGCTTCAAGCGACTCAGATGAAGACGGTTTCTATTGGAGAATTTGAAATAAAAGCAGCTCAGATTCAGGCATTCAATCCTTTTTTCATTTTAGTTCTGGTGCCGACATTTAACTATGTCGTTTATCCACTCATCGATCAAGTTTTTCCTCTGACTCCGTTGAGGAAAATTTCGATTGGTTTCTTTTTGACGGCGGCTTCCTTTGCCATTGTCGCTTTGATTCAGCTCGCCATTGACCGGTCTCCAGACAACCCACCCAATATGCTCTGGCAGGCAGTTCCGTATCTGGTGATCACAGCGGGCGAAGTTATGATTTCCATTACCTGTCTCGAATTTGCCTACACGCAGGCTCCTACATCGATGAAGTCGTTTATCATGTCTCTTTATCTGCTTTCAGTAACAGTGGGGAATTTGCTCACTTCGGGTGTGAATGAATTTATTATGATTGATGAAAAGACTTCGCGGTTGGAAGGAGCTGACTATTTCTGGTTCTTCTCTGGTCTGATGTTTGTGGCGGCGATGCTGTTTGTTTTTGTAGCCCGGTTTTATCGTGGGAAAACTTACATCCAGGAAGAAGAATCCGATTTCGTACAGGCTCAGGAAGAGGGGATTCAATAA
- a CDS encoding response regulator transcription factor, with the protein MSTDYKILLIEDDREISSTLSGVIKSAGYNIIVAPNGLEGQKLAQSENPDLVITDMMMPKMGGFPVLESLKSLPSPPKVIMITANEGGRHKAYAEMLGVDDYLRKPFAMDIFLEAIARVLAKDKNSDESEKPAKGPITRSRKKS; encoded by the coding sequence ATGTCAACCGATTATAAAATCTTATTGATCGAAGATGACCGCGAGATTTCCAGCACACTAAGTGGTGTCATCAAATCAGCGGGATACAATATCATAGTGGCTCCAAACGGTCTCGAAGGGCAGAAACTGGCCCAGTCTGAGAATCCCGATCTGGTGATTACCGACATGATGATGCCCAAGATGGGAGGTTTTCCTGTTCTGGAAAGTTTGAAATCACTTCCTTCTCCACCGAAGGTTATTATGATTACTGCCAACGAAGGGGGCCGGCACAAAGCGTATGCGGAAATGCTGGGAGTCGACGACTATCTGAGAAAACCATTTGCTATGGATATTTTTCTGGAAGCCATAGCACGTGTCTTAGCCAAAGACAAAAACAGTGATGAATCTGAGAAACCTGCCAAGGGTCCCATTACCCGCTCACGTAAAAAATCCTGA
- a CDS encoding DUF342 domain-containing protein encodes MSSNNQGFVPDIETLTEQFQKLNKRKIESERDLVNAQKNLNELKQQAQDEYGTDQLDELKEKLKQIKAENERKRAEYHQTLEKIEADLAKIDTEHHATDAS; translated from the coding sequence ATGTCGTCCAATAATCAAGGGTTTGTTCCCGATATCGAAACGTTGACAGAGCAGTTTCAAAAATTGAATAAACGCAAAATCGAATCAGAACGCGATTTGGTGAATGCCCAAAAGAATCTGAATGAACTCAAACAGCAGGCGCAGGATGAGTACGGAACGGATCAGCTGGATGAGCTGAAGGAAAAACTGAAACAGATCAAGGCGGAAAATGAACGCAAGCGTGCTGAGTATCATCAGACGCTGGAAAAAATCGAAGCCGATTTAGCAAAAATTGACACAGAGCATCACGCTACGGATGCCTCCTGA
- a CDS encoding metallophosphoesterase has translation MERDEYCGVLLIGDPHIEGRVPGFRKDDYPKVVLEKLRWCLKTAEEQQLLPVILGDLFHVPRDNQNWLLYELLALFESPVYGIYGNHDCRENQLNEHDTLSILVQAGKYRLLSEETPWRGTMAGRSVMIGGTSWGRKLPKNIELGEGDERSLVIWVSHHDLIVPGYEDQGHFKPYEIEGVDYVINGHIHRALEDVIKGQTTWVTPGNIIRRSRSDASRAHIPSVLKLEVTANGWERSVIEVPHQVFDEVFYEEVLEETEEGIPSAFISGLADLQSRKTDTGAGLQLFLKKNLEQFEPSIADEIRKLASEVSKDVVQ, from the coding sequence ATGGAACGTGATGAATATTGCGGCGTACTTCTGATTGGTGATCCACATATCGAGGGGCGGGTTCCCGGTTTTCGTAAAGACGATTATCCCAAGGTTGTCTTGGAGAAACTGCGGTGGTGCCTGAAGACTGCGGAAGAACAGCAACTACTCCCCGTCATTCTCGGCGATCTGTTTCATGTGCCTCGCGATAATCAAAACTGGTTGCTCTATGAGTTACTGGCTCTGTTTGAATCTCCGGTGTATGGAATCTACGGGAACCATGATTGTCGAGAAAATCAACTAAATGAGCATGATACGCTGAGCATTCTTGTCCAGGCAGGCAAGTACCGTTTGCTTTCCGAAGAGACACCCTGGCGGGGGACGATGGCGGGGCGTTCTGTGATGATTGGAGGGACTTCCTGGGGGAGAAAACTGCCGAAAAACATTGAGCTTGGTGAGGGGGATGAAAGGTCGCTGGTGATCTGGGTTTCACACCATGACCTGATTGTCCCCGGTTATGAAGATCAGGGGCATTTTAAACCGTATGAAATCGAAGGCGTGGATTATGTCATTAACGGCCATATCCACCGAGCACTGGAAGATGTGATCAAAGGGCAGACGACATGGGTGACTCCCGGCAATATCATTCGCCGATCGCGCAGTGATGCCTCGCGAGCACATATTCCTTCTGTGCTGAAACTGGAAGTCACAGCCAATGGTTGGGAACGGTCCGTAATCGAAGTGCCGCATCAGGTGTTTGATGAAGTCTTTTATGAAGAAGTCTTAGAGGAAACTGAAGAGGGTATTCCTTCTGCCTTTATTTCAGGGTTAGCAGATTTGCAGTCGCGCAAGACGGATACAGGCGCTGGCTTACAACTGTTCCTGAAGAAAAATCTGGAGCAGTTTGAACCATCCATCGCAGACGAAATTAGAAAATTAGCAAGTGAGGTTTCAAAAGATGTCGTCCAATAA
- a CDS encoding P-loop NTPase family protein, which produces MRKQKEKEASQLAEQIQETEKYIAISEQVTEALETLSGQLFEQELQLIQEKLTIALQEVLEQPLKLKAVAEWKRNAATVEFQIEREGNTEDIMKGQGGSVANVLSVGLRMFALMTLDESEHRRVLVLDEQDCWLRPDLVPRLVKIIHEAGQALGFQIIMISHHDPSTFERYADCIYQFTPTKDGVQVERIETDLQRDE; this is translated from the coding sequence GTGCGCAAGCAGAAAGAGAAAGAAGCGTCCCAACTGGCTGAGCAAATTCAGGAAACAGAAAAGTACATCGCGATTTCGGAACAGGTGACGGAAGCGTTGGAAACCTTGAGCGGGCAACTGTTTGAGCAGGAGCTGCAGTTGATTCAGGAGAAACTCACCATCGCGCTGCAGGAAGTTCTGGAACAGCCACTCAAGTTGAAAGCGGTGGCGGAATGGAAACGCAACGCAGCCACGGTTGAATTTCAGATCGAACGTGAGGGAAATACGGAGGACATCATGAAAGGCCAGGGGGGCTCGGTGGCCAATGTTCTTTCTGTGGGACTGCGGATGTTTGCTTTGATGACGCTGGATGAGTCAGAGCACCGCCGCGTTCTGGTTCTGGATGAACAGGATTGCTGGTTACGTCCCGATCTGGTGCCTCGGTTAGTCAAAATTATTCATGAGGCAGGGCAGGCACTCGGTTTTCAGATCATTATGATCAGCCACCACGATCCATCGACGTTTGAGCGCTATGCAGATTGTATTTATCAATTTACTCCGACTAAAGACGGGGTTCAGGTAGAACGCATTGAAACAGACTTGCAGAGAGACGAATAA
- a CDS encoding AAA family ATPase: MLKRITLHNFMSHSHTVIDLSSGLTVLTGPNNCGKSAFVSALQNLTENTKGNYMIRHGAKECRVIVETDDGHTIEWKRKKKNASYCIDGVDIHRKTPEQLDEVLRLSKVKAGDSDEFDVHFGEQKSPIFLLGERGSRAARFFASSSDASLLIEMQKLHRGKVKTAQQDFQRQQAEAKQIATTLEILKPIPDLESKLEQLGKTYEALQAEDQQIQKLEHLIQSLDESAQYVVKLEQDVAALGLLPVELNQVPEKPLELLTRRLKEIEQQMLQTQFQVSTLFTLDEPPELADERSLNILIEEIQIQEQNCERASATGECLDDLNEPPLLRETGPLQKLIEKLDAAYERADLDRIESRVLESCTPPPEMADLYQVEQICQQWEAVQAQFNQLQKAYQECEAEYESVRVELVNWAKENPTCPTCGAEMEPEQFIQTAEMGLKGHAHGT, translated from the coding sequence ATGTTAAAACGGATTACTTTACATAACTTTATGAGCCACTCACATACCGTGATTGATCTGTCGTCAGGGCTGACCGTTCTGACGGGACCCAATAATTGCGGCAAGTCTGCCTTTGTCTCTGCCCTGCAAAACCTGACAGAGAATACCAAAGGGAATTACATGATCAGGCATGGCGCCAAAGAGTGCCGCGTGATTGTGGAAACGGATGATGGTCATACCATCGAGTGGAAGCGGAAAAAGAAAAACGCCAGCTATTGTATCGATGGAGTAGACATTCATCGAAAAACTCCTGAGCAACTAGACGAAGTACTAAGACTTTCCAAAGTCAAAGCAGGAGACAGTGACGAGTTCGACGTCCATTTTGGTGAGCAAAAATCGCCGATCTTTCTGCTCGGAGAACGAGGCAGTCGGGCGGCGCGCTTTTTCGCTTCCTCTTCAGATGCCTCTCTGCTGATTGAGATGCAGAAACTGCATCGGGGAAAGGTCAAGACAGCTCAGCAGGATTTTCAGCGTCAACAGGCGGAAGCAAAACAGATTGCGACGACCCTGGAAATTTTGAAGCCAATTCCCGATCTGGAATCGAAGTTGGAACAGCTCGGTAAAACATATGAAGCGTTACAGGCTGAAGATCAACAGATTCAAAAGCTGGAACACCTGATACAGAGTTTGGATGAGTCGGCACAGTATGTTGTGAAATTGGAACAGGACGTCGCAGCGTTGGGTTTATTGCCAGTAGAACTCAATCAGGTGCCAGAGAAACCTTTGGAGTTGTTGACACGGAGACTGAAAGAGATTGAACAGCAGATGCTGCAAACACAGTTCCAGGTATCGACTCTGTTCACTTTAGATGAGCCACCGGAATTAGCGGATGAGCGTTCACTGAATATATTGATAGAAGAAATTCAGATACAGGAACAGAATTGTGAACGGGCGAGTGCGACAGGCGAATGTTTGGATGACTTAAACGAGCCGCCCCTATTGAGAGAGACGGGACCACTCCAGAAATTGATTGAGAAACTTGATGCTGCTTACGAAAGAGCGGATCTCGACCGGATCGAGTCCCGGGTTTTAGAAAGTTGCACTCCGCCTCCTGAAATGGCTGATTTGTATCAAGTCGAACAGATTTGTCAGCAATGGGAAGCGGTTCAGGCTCAATTCAATCAATTACAAAAAGCGTATCAGGAGTGTGAAGCAGAATATGAATCAGTTCGGGTGGAACTTGTGAACTGGGCGAAGGAAAATCCGACCTGTCCGACTTGTGGTGCCGAAATGGAGCCAGAGCAATTCATACAGACTGCGGAAATGGGATTGAAGGGGCACGCACATGGAACGTGA
- a CDS encoding DUF420 domain-containing protein gives MEHGFLGYRSTFMLDFVVSALILIVPLLLFSLFTVKIKRNFALHKKLQILLGAVLLVAVSAFEIDVQIMHGGWQNIVNQREIPLTPEQFGYVKKVLYVHLVFAITTPIFWATTLFLALKRIPNPPAPCAHSNLHKKLGWISTIDITLTSLTGLYWYYVAFVASA, from the coding sequence ATGGAACACGGATTCTTAGGCTATCGCTCAACATTTATGTTGGATTTCGTCGTTTCTGCACTCATCTTGATCGTACCCTTATTGTTGTTCAGCCTGTTTACCGTCAAAATCAAACGCAATTTTGCACTGCATAAAAAGCTGCAGATTTTGCTTGGGGCGGTATTGCTGGTGGCAGTCTCTGCGTTTGAAATTGATGTGCAGATCATGCATGGGGGATGGCAGAATATTGTCAACCAGCGTGAAATACCACTGACGCCAGAGCAATTTGGTTACGTAAAAAAGGTACTCTATGTCCATCTGGTCTTTGCCATCACGACCCCAATCTTCTGGGCGACGACTCTGTTTCTGGCACTCAAGCGAATTCCGAATCCCCCCGCACCCTGCGCGCATAGCAACCTGCATAAAAAACTGGGCTGGATCTCCACAATTGATATTACGCTGACATCATTGACAGGATTGTACTGGTACTATGTAGCTTTTGTGGCCAGTGCCTGA
- a CDS encoding phosphoribosylanthranilate isomerase — protein sequence MWVKICGIQDPDTACMIADLGASALGLNFYSPSPRSIDVAQALKIKTAMSDRDTALVGLFVKHSLIEVKSVCNELDLKIVQLHGDEPPEFLAELVQSFPELKIIRAFRAKEPDLSPLTDFLTECDQCGKRPDYVLIDAYSPQAYGGTGHVAPWEMIHDQYREREWPPLILAGGLTPQNVAEAIQTVKPFGVDTASGVENAPGIKSQDMVKEFLIEAEKA from the coding sequence ATGTGGGTTAAAATTTGCGGGATCCAGGATCCTGATACCGCTTGTATGATCGCAGACTTGGGAGCATCCGCGCTGGGACTGAATTTTTATTCGCCCTCGCCCCGCTCAATTGATGTCGCTCAAGCCCTCAAGATCAAAACAGCAATGTCCGATCGGGACACCGCACTGGTCGGACTATTTGTTAAACACTCTCTGATCGAGGTAAAATCCGTTTGTAATGAACTTGATTTAAAAATAGTCCAGCTACACGGCGATGAGCCTCCCGAGTTTTTAGCCGAATTGGTGCAATCTTTTCCAGAGCTCAAAATCATACGTGCGTTTCGTGCCAAGGAGCCGGATCTGTCTCCCCTGACAGATTTTCTGACCGAATGTGACCAATGTGGAAAACGCCCGGATTATGTGCTAATCGACGCTTATTCACCTCAGGCCTATGGGGGGACAGGACATGTTGCCCCTTGGGAGATGATCCACGACCAGTACCGTGAACGAGAATGGCCCCCTCTGATATTGGCCGGGGGATTAACCCCTCAAAATGTAGCTGAGGCAATCCAAACCGTAAAACCGTTTGGCGTCGATACTGCCAGTGGAGTGGAGAACGCCCCTGGTATCAAAAGTCAAGATATGGTCAAAGAGTTCCTGATTGAAGCAGAAAAAGCGTGA